DNA sequence from the Bradyrhizobium diazoefficiens genome:
CACGCACATTTGGTCTAAAATCATCCGAAAGCTTTGAGCACCCAGGCAAGCAGCGCTTAGGCACATCGCGCGAAACCGGATGGCGCTTGTGCAACCAGGGGTCAGTCTGACCGCCTTATCTCGTTCAGGGAGGAGCGAGCGAGGCCCCATGCGGTTCGGATGGCGTGCCATTTCCGGTCCCGTGCTGACGGCAGCGGTTGCACTGCTGGCGATCCTGCTTGACCGTCATGCTCCCGCTCTCTCGCTCGCACCGCTGTTCGTCTGCCTCGTCGCGCTGGCCGGCTCGCTCTCGGGCTTTGCATCCGCACTTGGCAGCGCCATCATCACCGTGATCGGCGCGGCGCTGCTCGCGCTCAGCCACCGCACCGCGCCCGGCTTTGCCGCGGTTGATCTCGCGCAGCTCGGCCTGTCGGCGCTCACGACCGCCGGCACCGCTTGCATCACCGGCCTGATGCGCGAGCGCCTGCTCGATGCCTTCGCCGCCGAGCGGCACAATAACGCCGTTGCCGCGCGGCTATCGGCGGCACTCGACCAGGTCGATATCGGCATCGTGCTGCTCGATGCCGAAACCCGCGCCGAATTCATCAACCGCGCATTCCGGGATTATTTCGCGCTGCCCGACGAGAAGGCCGACGACAAGCCGCCCTTCATCGCGCTGATGTATCACGGCCGGGACACCGGCGCATTCGAGCCGCCGGAGGACGAACTGGGCATCTTCATCGCCCGGCGCATCGACATGGTGCGGACCGGCGACGCCACGCCGATCAACATCCGCCTGCGGAACGGAGAGGTGCTGCGTTTCGTCTGCACCGCACTGCCCGACGGCGGCCGCATGCTGAGCTATACGCCGGTGACCGACCTCGTGCGCCACACCGACGCGCCAGCCCGCGCCGACTATTATCGCTCGCTCCGCGATTCCACGGGGCGCAAGTTGATCCGATACTTACGCGTTGCGGAATGACGCGCGACAGCGCGATTGATCGAGGCGCCCAGCATCACGTATGAAGGACGCCTCATCGATCGCGGAATTCCCAGATGTTGCTCACCATTCGCTCCGTCACACGGCAGGACTACGATCAATGGCTGCCGCTATGGGATGGCTACAATGCCTTTTATGGCCGCTCCGGTCCGACTGCGCTCGCGCCCGAGATCACGCGCGTGACGTGGCAGCGCTTCTTCGATGCCTACGAGCCGGTGCATGCGCTGGTCGCCGAAAGCGATGGCCACCTGCTCGGGCTCACGCATTACCTGTTCCATCGCAGCACCACGGCGATCGAGCCATCATGCTATCTGCAGGACCTGTTCACACTCGAAGCCGCGCGCGGCATGGGCGTCGGCTCGGCGCTGATCCATGGCGTCTACGACCGCGCCAGGCTCGCGGGCGCGCCGCGCGTCTATTGGCAGACGCACGAGACCAACGTCACGGCGCAGAGCCTTTACGACAAGGTCGCGGAGCGCTCCGGCTTCATCGTCTACCGCAAGATCTTCTGATCATTGCGCGGGCACGGCCTGTGGATAACTCCACCTGTCACGCGCGCGTAACACACCGGG
Encoded proteins:
- a CDS encoding PAS-domain containing protein; the encoded protein is MRFGWRAISGPVLTAAVALLAILLDRHAPALSLAPLFVCLVALAGSLSGFASALGSAIITVIGAALLALSHRTAPGFAAVDLAQLGLSALTTAGTACITGLMRERLLDAFAAERHNNAVAARLSAALDQVDIGIVLLDAETRAEFINRAFRDYFALPDEKADDKPPFIALMYHGRDTGAFEPPEDELGIFIARRIDMVRTGDATPINIRLRNGEVLRFVCTALPDGGRMLSYTPVTDLVRHTDAPARADYYRSLRDSTGRKLIRYLRVAE
- a CDS encoding GNAT family N-acetyltransferase, which gives rise to MLLTIRSVTRQDYDQWLPLWDGYNAFYGRSGPTALAPEITRVTWQRFFDAYEPVHALVAESDGHLLGLTHYLFHRSTTAIEPSCYLQDLFTLEAARGMGVGSALIHGVYDRARLAGAPRVYWQTHETNVTAQSLYDKVAERSGFIVYRKIF